From Mucilaginibacter gotjawali:
GTTTGTAAAAATACTTGGGGTTTTGATACTTTTAGCCGCCTTTGGCTTTTGCGTTACACTCATTGTTATGCTGATCGCTATCCTTGGATTTAAGGCCGGCAACCCGCACGCTTTTTTTCCTTTCACTATTATCTCTAACGAACACGCTGACAATGTTTATTTATGTGCATTTTTTGCCGCATTTATCCCGCTGCTCAGCATTATACTGATTACTTTAAAAGGTATATTTAATGTAGGCAGCATCGGCAAATCAACCGGGACGGTTTTTTTAGTGATCTGGCTCTGCTCGTTAGGGATGCTGGCTTACTATGCGGTTAAGATTTCATCCAACTTCAGGGAAGAAGCAACCTTCACGCAAACCATTAATTTAAAGACGACCAAAAGCAACACCTACTATATAGACCTGAATGACATCAAATATTTTTCGCATGATGACAGTGTGCGCCTGGATATTAAAGACCATTTCCGTAATATGGTAGTAATTGACGACCGATACAATGATTTCCATAACGAGCCCAACAGCGTGAGCCTCGCTATTGAAAAAGCCGATGTAAAATACCCGGAACTGGTAGAAAAATACAGTGCCAAGGGTGGTAACTATGAGGATGCCCTTTTTAACGCCCGCAGCACCAGTTATGTGTTTGCCCAGCAGGATTCCATTTTAAAATTTGACTACTCGCTGCGTAAAAGGCCCGGTATCTCATGGCACGATGAAGAAGTGGAGCTTACTTTAAAGGTTCCGTTAAATTCAAAAGTGGTAATTGACCATAGAATGCGCAATTATTTAAGGAATGTTGACCTTTATGACTGCGACCAGGCGAACAAAAAGGATAACCCCAATACCTCGACTTTTATGATGACCGACAACGGCCTGCAATGCAAAGTTGATACTTTGGTTACCGCAAAAAAGGATAGCATTAAAACCGATAGCGCACTGAAAAAAGAATAGACAGGATAATCTGCAGTATAAAGCGGCCTGCATTAGCGTATCTTTTACGTTTCTGCAGGCCGCCCCTTTTTTTCAATCGTTTACCGACAAATCCCGGCAATTCACCGAAAAAGCAAAAAATGATGTAACCATCACTCTATTTTTTGCATCTTATAAACAACATTAAGAAAACCACTGTACAGCCTGTAGCCTTAATTTTGGTTACAGCTTGCAAAAACGGGCAAAACCGGATGTGTTATTATTACAGGAAGGGTTGTAATTAAAAAACAAACAAAGAACAAAAAGCCCGCTAGTCACCAATAGTTAACTATTGGTCAAAAAAAATTTAGAAATAAAAAAAGGCGGGGTTCCTTTACACAAAAAAAGAAAAACGATGAAATTCAAATACCAATATTAAAATAAACAAGCTGCCCTGCCAGGCTAAATAGAAAGTCCCCCAAAAGGTTCCAAAAAAAAGGGGGAAATCACACAAATTATCCAAAAGAAAAAAAAGAAAGAAAAATTCTAACAGGAAAACTATTGCCCAAAAATTAACGCAAACATGAAAAACATCTATACAAAATCGATACAACTATTTTTATTGCTCCTATTAAGCGCTGGCTTTGCCATGGCACAAAACAACAAACCAGCAGCTGCAATTTCCGGCCAATTACTTGATGAAAACGGCAAACCAATGGATTTCGCAACAGTGAGCCTGCTAAAAGCGCAGGATTCAACCGTTGTTAAAGGAACCTTAAGCAACGAGAATGGCGCCTATACATTTGATCATATCAATTCAGGGGTATATATAATTAAGGCCAGCGTTATTGGCTATGCCAAAGCCATCAGCAAGGTTTTTACATTAACAGGCAATGCCGCTAATTTTACAGTACCGGCTTTAAAATTGCAGCCGGCCAGCCATTCATTAAATGCTGTAAATATTACTGCTTCAAAACCACTTATTGAGCATAAGGTTGACCGTACTGTAATGAACGTTGAGAACAGCATCCTGGCGGCGGGCAACTCGGCTATGGACATTTTAGAAAGAGCGCCTGGCGTTTCTGTTGATAAGGATGATAATATCAGCCTTAAAGGCAAACAGGGTGTAACCGTTATGTTAAACGGCAAGCTTACTTACCTCACTGCGGCCCAATTAGCCACGCTGCTTCGCTCGACAGACGGTACCACCATAAAATCCATCGAGATCATTACTAACCCATCAGCGAAATATGACGCGGCAGGAAACTCTGGCATTATCAATATCATCCTGAAAAAGAACAAACAGACAGGCACCAATGGCAGCCTGACCGCCGGGGCAGGCTACGGTGCTTATGGAAAGGATAACGAGAACTTAACGTTGAACCATAAAGAAGGTAAACTGAATGTTTTTGGCACTTTTAGCCATAACGACAATAAACGCATCCAAAACATCGGCGTTAAGCGTATCATCCCGGATACTGCCGGAAGCGCCCCAACCTATTTCAACCAGGCAAGCCCCTTGCTTGAAGCCGATCACAATAACAGCTACCGCATAGGGGCCGATTATGACCTATCCACAAAAAACACCATTGGCTTTGTAGCAAGCGGCTACTTTAACGGCGAGCAGGACAATATTGATGACCATACCTATATCGGCAAAAGCTTTAACCAGGTCGACTCGTCGCTGCGCACAGTGTCAGGTATTCATCAAACTTTCCATAACATTGCCTTTAATTTAAATGACAGCTGGAAAATAGATACAGCCGGGCAGGAATTGAGCGCTGACCTGGACTACTCGCAATTTAAAAACAACTCTGTCGCGCAATATGTAACAGATTATTACCTGGCCAACGGCGGTACACAACAACCGCAATGGTTTTTAGGAAACCACACCCCATCAACCATTAACATCCGCACCGGGAAGATTGATTATGTAAAACCTATCACCAAAACTTTAAAGTTTGAATCGGGCTTAAAATTCAGCGACGTTAAAACCGATAACGACCTGATGGAAAAAGATGCACCCGGTAACCCTTATTTAAGCACCAACCATTTTGTGTACGATGAAAAGATCGATGCCGGTTATATTAACTTTAATAAGGACTTTAAAGGCTATTCTGTACAGGCGGGTTTAAGGGCCGAGTACACCAGTTCAAACGCGCATGGCGATTCGGCCAACGTAGTATCAGTTATCCCAAGGCATTACCTCGACTTTTTTCCAAGTCTGTTTATCAGTCATGATTTTAACGATAAAAACGGGATCACTTTCTCCTACAGCCGCCGCATCGACAGGCCTCAGTATGACAACCTTAACCCCTTCATCTTCCGCCTGGACCCATATACTTATCAATTGGGCAACCCTTATTTAAGGCCACAGTACACCAATAATTATGAGCTGAACTATACCTATAATAAAAGCATTACCCTAACATTGGGCTACAGCAAGACGACCGACGTGATCACTGAAGTGCCCGGCACCGACCCGGCTACCAAAGTATCCTTTATTACCCAGGAAAATTTGCAGGTACAAAACGCATGGAATGCTAACCTGTATGCACCCTATACCATTGCCAAATGGTGGGAAGGCAATGTAAACGCGACCGCTTTTTACCTGGGCTTTAAATCAAACAACCTGGAAGGGGGCAATTTGGACCGGGGCCAGTTTGCCTACAATATAAGAACAACACAAACATTTATACCAATAGCAACTTATAAAGCCGAATTAACCGCCAATTACCAGTCGGACCTTACCTATGGCCTGTATGACGTAAAGCCACGCTATTCGGTTGATGCCGGGGTGAGCCACTCTTTTGCCAATAAAAAGCTGAACGTAAAATTGAGCATGAGCGATATATTCAATACGCTGAGGAATGACGTAAACAGCCAGTACCAGAATACTGACCTGTACATTACGCAAAAGCGAGAGAGCCGCGTTACCCGTTTAACCCTTACCTGGAACTTCGGCAATAACAAAATAAAAGCCCGCCAACACCAAACCGGCGCCGACGATGAGAAAAACCGCGTGAAAGGCAATAATTAAAAACTATCATATTAATGGTGTTCCTTCTGAAAAACAAGAACAGCGGGAGCACCATTGATATATTAATAATAATACGCCTGACTTTTTTCGGGGAATTTTTATTTGTCTTTTCAAAAAAATCAACCAGTTACAGACGCATTCAGCGCCAATTTTTACCAATTGCTGGTTTTGTGTTGTTATAAGGCTAAATTTATCATTTATTAGCCCCCATAAGCAAGCCCTTCCGCACGGAATTAGTTGGTTGAATTAATACTCCGGCTCAACCCTCACAACATTTTTACAAAAATCCCCGCCGAATACAGACGATGTCATCGCTTTAAATCACAATTCTATCTATGTTTGTTTACTGTATATCTATTGTATTTCAGCATATTAATTAATACCACTTAATTAGTATGGCGGAAACCCGCGAGGGGCGCCGCATTGCCAATTAAACCAATTTAACCCTTATGATGATGAAAAACCTCACCCGTTACTTCAAAAGTATTCGCCTGCTTGCTATTTTGTTGCTACTGCAAACCGTTTGCCGGGCGCAATCGCCAGCTCAAAATGCACCGCAACTCGGCAAGGCTACTGTTAAACAAGTCATCGCTGCCATGACGCTGGAAGAAAAAGCCAAACTGCTGGTAGGCGCAGGCCGAGGCTTCGGTCCGCCGCCACCGCCGCCAGTTCCCGGCAAAAAGGATAGCGCCGCAAAACCTGCAGCACCTGCCGGGCCAATGATAGGCCAAACGGATCAGAAAGTTCCGGGGGCAGCAGGTGTTACTTACGCTATCCCGCGTTTAGGCATTCCCGCTATCGTGGTATCTGACGGACCGGCCGGGGTGAGGATCAGCCCCATTCGCAAGGGCGATAGCAGTAAAACTTACTATGCCACCGCTTTCCCGGTAGGCACCTTGCTGGCCTCCAGCTGGGATGTTGACCTGGTAAAACAGGTGGGCGTTACTTTTGGCAACGAAGTGCGCGAATACGGTATTGATATATTATTAGGCCCCGGTATGAACATCCACCGCAACCCGCTCGGCGGCCGTAACTTTGAGTATTATTCGGAAGACCCTTTAGTTACCGGCAAAATGGCAGCAGCCATTGTGCAGGGCATTCAATCCAATGGCGTTGGCACCTCCATTAAACATTATACCGCCAATAACCAGGAAACCCACCGCAATACTGTAAACACCATTGTAAGCGAACGCGCCATGCGCGAAATTTACCTGCGGGGATTTGAAATTGCCGTTAAAGACGCGCAACCATGGACAGTGATGACCAGCTATAATAAACTGAACGGCACTTACACCTCTGAACGTGCCGACCTGGTGACCAACATCCTGCGCAACGAATGGGGTTTTAAAGGTTTTGTGATGACAGACTGGGGTGGTGGCCGCGATCCCATCGCCCAGATGAAAGCAGGCAATGACCTGATTATGCCCGGTAACCCCAACCAGGCCAAAGCAATTATCGATGCGGTGAATAGTAAACAACTGGATGAATCAGTTTTAAACGCGAACGTGGAGCACATGTTGAATATTATTTTAAAGTCGCCTGCTGTTGCCAACTATAAATATTCTGATGCGCCCGACCTTAAAAAAGACGCACAGGTTAGCCGCATGGCGGCAGCCCAGGGCATGGTACTGCTAAAAAACAGCGGTAGCGCTTTGCCATTTAGCGGCATTAAAAAAGTTGCTCTTTTTGGCAATACCGGTTATGATATTATTGCCGGCGGCACAGGCAGCGGCAACGTAAACAAGGCTTATACTACTTCCCTGGCACAGGGCCTGCAAAACGCGGGATTGCAGGTGGATGATGCCTTGCTGAAGGCTTACCCGGCCTACATTGCAGCCGAGCGTGCCAAACAGCCAAAACCACAAAGAGGCATGGCTATGTTTATGGGCCCGCCCCCTGTTCCGCAAATGGCCATAGCCGATGCTGACTTGCAACAGGATGCAGCAAATAACGATATCGCAGTGATCACCATCGGGCGCAACGCCGGCGAAGGCGCCGACCGCAAGCTGCCGGATGATTATTACCTGTCGGATGCGGAAAAGGCGCTGATCAAAAATGTGTCGGAGGCTTTCCATGCCAAAGGCAAAAAAGTGGTGGTGGTATTAAATATAGGCGGTGTAATTGAAGTAGCCAGCTGGCGCGATGGGGTCGACGCCATCCTTTTGGCCTGGCAACCCGGCCTGGAAGCAGGCAATGCCATAACCGATGTATTGAGCGGCGCGGTAAACCCATCCGGCAAATTAGCCACTACTTTCACCATGGATTATAAAGATGTACCTTCTGCTAAAAACTTCCCCGGCAAGGAATACCCCGACCAGGCCACCGGCGAAGGTTTCCGCAGGCAAATGCCCGCAGAAGTAACTTACGAAGACGGTATTTATGTAGGCTACCGCTATTACAGCACGTTTAAAGTAGACCCAGCTTACGAGTTTGGCTACGGCTTATCATACACCACCTTTAATTACAGCAATTTTAAATTAAGCGCCCCTGTATTTAAAGGCAAGCTAACTGCCTCTGTTACCATTACCAATAGCGGTAAAGTTGCCGGCAAAGAAGTGGGCCAACTGTACTTAAGCGCCCCTGCGGCCAAACTGGATAAACCTGTTATTGAATTAAAAGGCTTTGCCAAAACCCGCTTGCTGCAACCGGGCGAGTCGCAAACCTTAAGCTTTACTATTGATGCCCGAGCCCTTGCCTCCTACGATACCGCACAGGAGGCCTGGGTAGCCGAAGCCGGTAATTATACCGCAAGCATCGGCGCATCGTCAAAGGATATCAAGCAAACAGCTGCATTTAAGCTGGCCAAAGAAATGGTGGTAGAGAAAGATGAGCAAGCTTTAGCGCCGCAGGTGGCGATTAGTGAGTTGAAGAGTAAATAGGAATTGACAGGTTTATTTAAGGGGCCATGCGGATAATACTGTGTGGCCTTTTTTATGTAGAAGCAAGCGCCGCAGGGTAATATACCCCACATCCTCTCAAACTCACGCCAAAAAACATTTCCGGCATTTACTTCTTTTTTACAGCTTTGTAAAAAACATGATACAAACCGGCGCCCGGTTACATTACCAATTACAGCATTTACTAATAAACGATAAATATGATAAAAGCCTCGGTAAATTACTCCGATAAGGAGTTGATCGAAACGCTTAAGCAACAGCAGGTAAGCACGCAGGTGATCAAATATTTATACCGTACTTATTTTTATTTTTTGAGTGGCTATATCAAACAAAACCAGGGTAACGACCAGGATGCGGAAGATATTTTCCAGGAAGTGATCGTTGCTTTTATTGAGGTGGTGAAAGCCGAGAAATTCAGAGGCGAATCCAGTATCAAAACGTTTTTATACACGCTGAATAAGTTTACCTGGTTAAATGAACTCAAGAAACGAAACCGGGCCATGCTAAGAGATACCACCTATTACGAAAGCACAGGTGAAGAAGATAAGGACGTTAGTTATTTACTGGTTGAACGCGAAGCAAAAGGCATGGTAATGGCGATGATGGACAAGCTTGGCGAGGTTTGCAAAGAGATCCTGGTGGCTTACTATTATAATAACTCAACGATGAAAGAGATCTTGCAGCTGGTAGATTACCAGAACGAACAGGTTTTAAGAAATAAAAAATATAAATGTTTAAAAAGCCTTGAGCAAATGCTTACGGCAGACCCGCAATTAGCACAGCGTTTTAAAAATGCATTAACCCATGAGCACTAACAGCCAGCATACCGAAACAATTATCCAATACCTGGACGGCGAACTGTCCGGAGCGGAATTAAAGCAGTTTGAAGAATTGCTGGCCGCCGATAACGCGGTACAGCAGGAACTGGAAAACCTAAAACTTGCACAGCAGGCGGTAAGGAGCTATGGCATAAAGGCGCAGGTAGCCTCCCTGCATCATGAAATGATGGAGGAGTTAAAAACTGAACCGAAAGCCTCCGCCAATAAGCTATATCCTTTTATCCGCGCAAGCTTAAAAATTGCCGCCAGTTTATTTTTGGCGATGTCAGCCGTGGGTATCTATCAGTATGCAACCGTTTCACCTGCACAGTTGTATAACCAAAATTACCGTCCTTATACCACCAGCATTTCCCGTGGGGCTACAGAGGGTTCGGCATTGGAAAAAGCTTATGCCGCAGGCCAGCCGGCAAAGGTGATCAGCCTTTTTGAAAAAGAGACTACTACCGCTGATAATAAAACTAATTTCCTGGCAGCACAATCCTACCTGGCAACACAAAATGTTGGTAAGGCCATATCGTTGTTCAATAAAATATTAAATAATGCCGATGGCGCCTATAAGGACGATGCTGAATATTACCTTGCGCTTAGCTATATCGAAAACAAACAGCCAGGCCAGGCCCTGGTGATCATGAATAAAATACACCAGGATAAAG
This genomic window contains:
- a CDS encoding glycoside hydrolase family 3 C-terminal domain-containing protein; the protein is MMMKNLTRYFKSIRLLAILLLLQTVCRAQSPAQNAPQLGKATVKQVIAAMTLEEKAKLLVGAGRGFGPPPPPPVPGKKDSAAKPAAPAGPMIGQTDQKVPGAAGVTYAIPRLGIPAIVVSDGPAGVRISPIRKGDSSKTYYATAFPVGTLLASSWDVDLVKQVGVTFGNEVREYGIDILLGPGMNIHRNPLGGRNFEYYSEDPLVTGKMAAAIVQGIQSNGVGTSIKHYTANNQETHRNTVNTIVSERAMREIYLRGFEIAVKDAQPWTVMTSYNKLNGTYTSERADLVTNILRNEWGFKGFVMTDWGGGRDPIAQMKAGNDLIMPGNPNQAKAIIDAVNSKQLDESVLNANVEHMLNIILKSPAVANYKYSDAPDLKKDAQVSRMAAAQGMVLLKNSGSALPFSGIKKVALFGNTGYDIIAGGTGSGNVNKAYTTSLAQGLQNAGLQVDDALLKAYPAYIAAERAKQPKPQRGMAMFMGPPPVPQMAIADADLQQDAANNDIAVITIGRNAGEGADRKLPDDYYLSDAEKALIKNVSEAFHAKGKKVVVVLNIGGVIEVASWRDGVDAILLAWQPGLEAGNAITDVLSGAVNPSGKLATTFTMDYKDVPSAKNFPGKEYPDQATGEGFRRQMPAEVTYEDGIYVGYRYYSTFKVDPAYEFGYGLSYTTFNYSNFKLSAPVFKGKLTASVTITNSGKVAGKEVGQLYLSAPAAKLDKPVIELKGFAKTRLLQPGESQTLSFTIDARALASYDTAQEAWVAEAGNYTASIGASSKDIKQTAAFKLAKEMVVEKDEQALAPQVAISELKSK
- a CDS encoding RNA polymerase sigma factor, yielding MIKASVNYSDKELIETLKQQQVSTQVIKYLYRTYFYFLSGYIKQNQGNDQDAEDIFQEVIVAFIEVVKAEKFRGESSIKTFLYTLNKFTWLNELKKRNRAMLRDTTYYESTGEEDKDVSYLLVEREAKGMVMAMMDKLGEVCKEILVAYYYNNSTMKEILQLVDYQNEQVLRNKKYKCLKSLEQMLTADPQLAQRFKNALTHEH
- a CDS encoding PspC domain-containing protein; translated protein: MNKTIIININGIVFHIEEDAYEILKNYMTDVKRHFSNSADSLEITTDIENRIAEMFSEILAKDNRQVIVDQDVHSVIEQMGSVADFENAEEDAKHESSSYGYTLETRRLFRDPDDHLVAGVCSGIANYFDIDAVWIRLAFAISFAFAGTGLILYIILWIIVPKAITRADRMSMKGEKQNLQGFKKNFEDELSSMKQNLSNFGTEARPFVYKARDFAGDFFHHLGKFIGGAGKVFVKILGVLILLAAFGFCVTLIVMLIAILGFKAGNPHAFFPFTIISNEHADNVYLCAFFAAFIPLLSIILITLKGIFNVGSIGKSTGTVFLVIWLCSLGMLAYYAVKISSNFREEATFTQTINLKTTKSNTYYIDLNDIKYFSHDDSVRLDIKDHFRNMVVIDDRYNDFHNEPNSVSLAIEKADVKYPELVEKYSAKGGNYEDALFNARSTSYVFAQQDSILKFDYSLRKRPGISWHDEEVELTLKVPLNSKVVIDHRMRNYLRNVDLYDCDQANKKDNPNTSTFMMTDNGLQCKVDTLVTAKKDSIKTDSALKKE
- a CDS encoding outer membrane beta-barrel family protein is translated as MKNIYTKSIQLFLLLLLSAGFAMAQNNKPAAAISGQLLDENGKPMDFATVSLLKAQDSTVVKGTLSNENGAYTFDHINSGVYIIKASVIGYAKAISKVFTLTGNAANFTVPALKLQPASHSLNAVNITASKPLIEHKVDRTVMNVENSILAAGNSAMDILERAPGVSVDKDDNISLKGKQGVTVMLNGKLTYLTAAQLATLLRSTDGTTIKSIEIITNPSAKYDAAGNSGIINIILKKNKQTGTNGSLTAGAGYGAYGKDNENLTLNHKEGKLNVFGTFSHNDNKRIQNIGVKRIIPDTAGSAPTYFNQASPLLEADHNNSYRIGADYDLSTKNTIGFVASGYFNGEQDNIDDHTYIGKSFNQVDSSLRTVSGIHQTFHNIAFNLNDSWKIDTAGQELSADLDYSQFKNNSVAQYVTDYYLANGGTQQPQWFLGNHTPSTINIRTGKIDYVKPITKTLKFESGLKFSDVKTDNDLMEKDAPGNPYLSTNHFVYDEKIDAGYINFNKDFKGYSVQAGLRAEYTSSNAHGDSANVVSVIPRHYLDFFPSLFISHDFNDKNGITFSYSRRIDRPQYDNLNPFIFRLDPYTYQLGNPYLRPQYTNNYELNYTYNKSITLTLGYSKTTDVITEVPGTDPATKVSFITQENLQVQNAWNANLYAPYTIAKWWEGNVNATAFYLGFKSNNLEGGNLDRGQFAYNIRTTQTFIPIATYKAELTANYQSDLTYGLYDVKPRYSVDAGVSHSFANKKLNVKLSMSDIFNTLRNDVNSQYQNTDLYITQKRESRVTRLTLTWNFGNNKIKARQHQTGADDEKNRVKGNN